Proteins found in one Spirosoma rhododendri genomic segment:
- a CDS encoding CheR family methyltransferase → MPRHAIATGLVDDILPVAQIPARLLTYAQNRDTIGLEPQLDAENQQQALRDVLTQLRQRTGHDFSNYKRPTLLRRLERRINVRNLPGLPEYVVFLREHPEETQSLLNDLLISVTNFFRDKSVFTTLEQQVIPLLTQAKEGNNTLRIWVAGCATGEEAYSLAMLFAEHTLDILDAPHVQIFATDIDQTAIAVAREGLYTINDAADVSPERLRRFFTQEGEQYRICREIREMILFAYHNVLKDPPFSRLDLVSCRNLLIYLNQTAQQRVLKTIHFALRPGGYLLLGLAETTDGTSDLFAPVNREQHLFQSRSLTTPLLPVTETGSLLTSQRKSLPEPAPREDEYPDVRLNYSELHQQLLNQYAPPSILVNAEYDILNVSGRAGLYLQISDGEPSKNLLKLIRPELRLELRTAFYQASQQQSDVAVRQLKLRLENQIQTLTLHIRPVIGEGNPARGNPARSNPARGFMVVLFEPTTEEAGEPDRVLTSVEPIAHHLEEELIRTKTQLRSANEHHELQAEELKATNEELQAINEELRSSAEELETSKEELQSINEELSTVNQELKIKVEELSLVGDNLQNLINSTDMATLFLDRRLRVNLFTPATRTIFNLISTDFGRSLTDITNRLVYPYLQGDMERVLATLQPLEREVQTTDERVYMMRVLPYRTTDDRINGIVLTFVDITQRKVVEEANYFLASIVESSQDSVITVNFEGTITSWNKASEILYGYSAAEAIGQSLGMLTLPQGLSEVLNLAEKIKQSQRVETYETVRIAKDGQALTLEVVLSPVKDLQGQVMGVSSVARNITERKAAEAALRESEKRFRLTIEAARMGTWDWNLITNEVVWNEQHFRLFGMEPQPNPISPSVYFTHVHPDDRERISRQLQEAIASRGVFDAEFCAVLDDGSQRWMSGYGRVVEHTGGSAAHMSGVMFDIDKRKRAEEALRESDQRKDEFLAMLAHELRNPLAPVRNTLQTLGLSAGQNETMSAAITMMNRQVDHLVRLVDDLLDVSRINRGKITLRLEPLDLNTLMQEVSAVLLPLYAQRQIDLSVSGPDEPIYLLGDGTRLTQVITNLLTNGARYSSEGGHVWVRLDQVNQGADVMARLRVSDNGIGLADDQLERIFELFAQVTNSLDRTQGGLGLGLTLVKRLVELHGGWVEARSPGLGQGSEFLVYLPVLSGINEGSAAQPIPVESATTKQRILVVDDNQDAADSFAMLLEVSGYTVDVRYSGEQAIAAVEQEQPDVVLLDIGMPDLDGYETARLIRQQDWGRSLILIALTGYGQADDKRLSQEAGFDGHLVKPVELETLTQLLVSIVPPEIRSAS, encoded by the coding sequence ATGCCCCGCCATGCCATTGCTACCGGGCTGGTGGACGACATTCTGCCCGTGGCCCAGATTCCGGCCCGGCTGCTGACCTACGCGCAAAATCGGGATACCATTGGCCTGGAACCCCAGCTGGATGCAGAAAATCAGCAGCAGGCCCTGCGCGACGTACTTACGCAACTACGCCAGCGCACAGGCCACGACTTTTCCAATTATAAGCGCCCCACGCTGCTGCGCCGGCTGGAGCGTCGAATCAATGTCCGCAACCTGCCGGGCCTGCCGGAGTACGTCGTCTTTTTGCGGGAGCATCCCGAGGAAACGCAGTCGCTGCTCAACGATCTGTTGATTTCAGTTACTAATTTTTTTCGCGACAAGTCCGTCTTTACTACCCTGGAGCAGCAGGTGATCCCGCTGCTAACCCAAGCAAAAGAGGGAAATAACACCCTGCGTATATGGGTGGCCGGTTGTGCAACAGGCGAAGAGGCCTACTCACTGGCCATGTTATTCGCTGAGCATACCCTGGATATTCTTGATGCTCCGCATGTGCAGATTTTCGCTACCGACATCGATCAGACGGCCATTGCTGTCGCGCGCGAAGGGCTTTACACCATTAATGATGCCGCCGACGTATCGCCCGAGCGGCTGCGTCGCTTTTTCACCCAGGAAGGTGAGCAGTACCGCATTTGTCGGGAGATTCGGGAGATGATCCTGTTTGCTTATCACAACGTACTCAAAGACCCACCTTTTTCCCGGCTGGACCTGGTGAGCTGCCGCAACTTGCTCATCTACCTGAATCAGACGGCCCAGCAACGGGTGCTGAAAACAATTCACTTTGCCTTACGTCCCGGCGGCTACCTGTTGCTGGGGCTGGCCGAAACCACCGATGGAACCAGCGATCTGTTTGCGCCGGTGAATCGGGAACAGCACCTGTTTCAAAGTCGCTCCTTAACGACGCCTTTACTTCCCGTAACCGAAACGGGTTCGTTGCTGACCTCCCAACGGAAATCCTTACCTGAACCGGCACCCCGGGAAGACGAATATCCAGACGTACGGCTGAATTACAGTGAGTTGCACCAGCAGTTACTGAATCAGTACGCGCCCCCATCGATCCTTGTGAACGCCGAATATGATATCCTGAACGTATCCGGACGGGCGGGGCTTTACCTGCAGATTAGCGATGGGGAGCCTTCCAAAAACCTGCTTAAACTCATCCGACCCGAATTGCGGCTGGAACTGCGCACGGCTTTCTACCAGGCCAGCCAGCAGCAATCGGATGTAGCCGTGCGTCAGCTCAAACTTCGCCTAGAGAATCAAATTCAGACGCTGACGCTCCACATACGCCCGGTCATTGGCGAGGGTAATCCAGCCCGGGGCAATCCAGCCCGGAGCAATCCAGCCCGGGGATTTATGGTGGTCCTCTTTGAGCCTACTACCGAGGAGGCTGGCGAGCCAGACCGGGTGCTAACGTCGGTCGAACCCATTGCCCATCACCTGGAGGAAGAATTGATTCGGACTAAAACGCAGTTACGTTCGGCCAACGAGCACCACGAACTGCAGGCCGAAGAACTCAAGGCGACAAACGAAGAACTGCAGGCCATCAACGAGGAATTACGGTCATCGGCCGAAGAGCTGGAAACCAGTAAGGAAGAGCTTCAGTCGATTAACGAGGAGCTGTCGACGGTCAATCAGGAACTGAAAATAAAAGTGGAAGAGCTTTCACTGGTGGGCGACAACCTGCAGAACCTGATTAACTCGACCGACATGGCTACCCTGTTTCTGGATCGCCGTTTACGGGTTAACCTGTTTACGCCGGCCACGCGGACTATTTTCAACCTGATTTCGACGGATTTCGGCCGGTCGCTGACCGACATTACCAACCGATTAGTTTATCCCTATTTGCAGGGAGATATGGAACGGGTACTGGCAACACTCCAGCCCCTGGAGCGGGAGGTGCAAACGACCGATGAGCGCGTGTACATGATGCGTGTGCTTCCCTACCGAACAACCGACGACCGTATCAACGGCATTGTGCTGACCTTCGTCGACATCACCCAGCGCAAGGTGGTTGAAGAAGCCAACTATTTTCTGGCTTCTATTGTCGAATCATCGCAGGACTCGGTCATCACTGTCAATTTCGAGGGGACGATCACCAGTTGGAACAAAGCTTCCGAAATCCTGTATGGCTACTCTGCCGCCGAAGCCATTGGGCAGTCGCTCGGCATGCTGACGCTACCCCAGGGCCTGAGTGAGGTCTTGAATCTGGCTGAAAAAATCAAACAGTCGCAGCGGGTTGAAACCTACGAAACCGTTCGAATCGCTAAGGATGGTCAGGCTTTGACGCTGGAAGTTGTACTCTCACCGGTGAAAGATCTTCAGGGACAGGTCATGGGCGTGTCGAGTGTAGCCCGCAACATCACCGAGCGCAAGGCCGCCGAAGCAGCCCTGCGCGAGTCGGAGAAACGCTTCCGGCTCACCATCGAAGCTGCCCGGATGGGCACCTGGGACTGGAATCTGATCACCAATGAAGTCGTCTGGAACGAGCAGCACTTCCGGCTGTTTGGCATGGAGCCCCAGCCTAATCCTATCAGCCCAAGCGTCTACTTTACCCACGTGCACCCTGATGACCGGGAACGGATTAGCCGCCAGTTGCAGGAGGCCATTGCCAGTCGGGGTGTGTTTGATGCGGAGTTCTGCGCTGTGCTGGACGACGGCTCGCAGCGGTGGATGAGCGGTTACGGGCGTGTAGTGGAGCATACGGGCGGTAGCGCAGCCCACATGAGTGGCGTAATGTTCGATATTGATAAGCGCAAACGGGCGGAAGAAGCCCTGCGGGAATCGGACCAGCGGAAAGATGAGTTTCTGGCCATGCTCGCCCACGAACTGCGCAACCCGCTGGCTCCCGTCCGCAATACCCTGCAGACGCTGGGCCTAAGTGCCGGTCAGAACGAAACGATGAGCGCGGCCATTACCATGATGAATCGCCAGGTCGATCACTTGGTTCGCCTGGTCGATGACTTACTGGATGTGAGCCGGATTAACCGGGGAAAGATTACGTTACGGCTAGAGCCACTCGACCTGAACACACTGATGCAGGAGGTCTCAGCGGTCCTGCTTCCCCTTTATGCACAGCGCCAGATCGATTTGTCGGTTTCCGGGCCGGATGAACCCATCTATTTGCTGGGTGATGGTACTCGGCTGACGCAGGTTATAACCAACCTGCTGACCAACGGAGCCCGCTATTCTTCCGAAGGGGGGCACGTTTGGGTTAGGTTAGACCAGGTAAATCAGGGGGCAGACGTAATGGCCCGTCTGCGGGTTAGCGACAACGGTATCGGGCTGGCGGATGATCAGTTGGAGCGTATTTTCGAGTTGTTTGCACAGGTTACTAATTCACTGGACCGTACGCAGGGTGGGCTGGGGCTGGGCCTGACGCTGGTCAAACGACTGGTTGAGCTGCACGGGGGGTGGGTGGAAGCCCGAAGCCCGGGACTTGGGCAAGGTAGCGAATTCCTGGTTTATTTGCCTGTCTTATCCGGTATCAACGAAGGTTCGGCTGCCCAGCCAATCCCTGTCGAATCGGCCACAACGAAACAACGTATCCTAGTCGTAGACGATAACCAGGACGCAGCTGACTCGTTTGCCATGCTACTGGAAGTAAGCGGCTATACCGTTGATGTACGCTACAGCGGTGAGCAGGCAATAGCAGCTGTCGAGCAGGAACAGCCGGATGTTGTGCTGCTCGACATTGGTATGCCCGACCTGGATGGCTACGAAACGGCCCGTCTGATTCGGCAACAGGACTGGGGCCGCAGCCTGATCCTGATCGCGCTGACAGGCTACGGGCAGGCCGACGACAAACGGCTGAGTCAGGAGGCTGGTTTCGACGGGCACCTGGTCAAACCGGTCGAGCTGGAGACGCTGACTCAGTTGCTGGTTTCTATTGTTCCGCCGGAAATCCGTTCTGCATCATGA
- a CDS encoding chemotaxis protein CheB, protein MEKRNIIVMGASAGGIEAFQHFIACLPTDLDAAIFIVWHMAPTVHGILPQLLSRFTAIPAAHAYDNEPVQTNRIYVAPPDHHMLVENGHIRITHGPKENRFRPAIDPLFRSAAYAYGNRVIGVLLSGALDDGTAGLWAIKHRGGLALVQDPQEALVAAMPENAIRQVAIDYVLPVAQLATQLVQLVGEDVSETPQVSMEENQKIKTEIRIAADETALGLNLSEYGQPTRYACPECHGVLTQIKEGPLARFRCHTGHAYSVDTLLAAITEQIEDNLYGAVRGVDESVILLNRLGDKLADANQPKQAGTYFQKAQEALRRGEIIRQAIRSHEPLSLDSLAHQATGTTSDDRFQELHPANTPLITRPM, encoded by the coding sequence ATGGAAAAACGGAATATTATTGTTATGGGTGCATCGGCTGGTGGTATTGAAGCTTTTCAGCATTTTATTGCCTGCTTACCCACCGATCTGGACGCAGCCATTTTTATCGTCTGGCACATGGCTCCCACCGTGCACGGGATACTCCCCCAGCTATTGAGTCGATTTACGGCCATTCCAGCCGCTCACGCCTACGACAACGAGCCTGTCCAGACTAATCGCATTTATGTAGCCCCGCCCGATCACCATATGTTGGTTGAAAACGGCCACATCCGCATCACTCATGGCCCCAAGGAAAACCGATTTCGGCCCGCCATCGATCCGCTGTTTCGTTCAGCCGCCTACGCCTACGGAAACCGAGTGATTGGGGTACTTTTATCCGGGGCACTCGACGACGGAACAGCGGGTCTTTGGGCCATTAAACACCGGGGAGGTCTGGCCCTGGTGCAGGACCCCCAGGAGGCCCTGGTAGCGGCCATGCCTGAGAATGCCATTCGTCAGGTAGCCATCGATTATGTGCTTCCCGTAGCCCAGTTAGCGACGCAACTGGTCCAGTTAGTCGGCGAAGATGTTTCAGAAACGCCACAGGTTTCTATGGAAGAGAATCAGAAAATAAAAACAGAAATTCGCATCGCAGCCGACGAGACGGCTTTAGGGTTGAACCTGTCCGAGTACGGTCAACCCACCCGCTACGCGTGCCCGGAGTGTCACGGTGTACTGACGCAAATTAAGGAAGGCCCCCTGGCCCGCTTTCGCTGCCATACCGGCCATGCCTACTCGGTCGACACGCTGCTGGCAGCCATAACGGAGCAAATCGAGGACAACCTTTACGGAGCGGTCCGCGGGGTAGACGAAAGCGTGATTCTACTTAACCGGTTGGGCGACAAACTGGCCGACGCTAATCAACCGAAGCAGGCCGGTACTTATTTCCAGAAAGCTCAGGAGGCTCTCCGGCGGGGAGAAATCATCCGTCAGGCCATCCGTTCGCACGAGCCATTGAGTCTTGACAGTCTCGCCCATCAGGCAACCGGCACAACCAGCGACGACCGGTTTCAGGAACTGCATCCTGCCAACACACCACTCATAACCCGACCAATGTAA
- a CDS encoding DUF937 domain-containing protein: MATLPLDHLRSIFNPSAVNELARSLNENKATTQKAIDGLLPTVTAGVMNRVTDREGSNVLYQLLKNTPFATEPTISELVDTSSERQKAAESGNDLLRKLYDQRVHQVAQETSRYSGVSLGSATTLTGLVASVMMGFLHRQVVSNDMTEAQLVAMLNSGVDATRSVTPVVFGLPLAWFIGTAYTAPTPAVPVRENLTLGSGLLWWQWLLIALGLILLILLLLRACNPYRTTTAEETNQPAVTASTDSLTSNLDGNGADSGLAAVPDVKVGVDLPGGRKVNVAERSFNYALIQYLAAKDGQYPGCLRSIT; the protein is encoded by the coding sequence ATGGCAACGCTACCACTGGACCATCTGCGGTCTATTTTTAACCCGTCAGCGGTTAATGAACTGGCCCGCAGTCTGAATGAAAATAAGGCAACGACCCAAAAAGCAATTGATGGACTACTGCCCACTGTTACGGCGGGGGTTATGAACCGGGTAACAGACAGAGAGGGGTCTAACGTACTGTATCAGCTGTTAAAGAATACGCCTTTTGCCACCGAACCAACCATTAGCGAACTGGTGGATACCAGCAGCGAACGGCAGAAAGCCGCCGAGTCGGGCAACGATCTGCTCAGGAAATTATACGACCAGCGGGTTCACCAGGTCGCGCAGGAAACAAGTCGGTATAGTGGCGTGAGTCTGGGGTCGGCTACTACCCTGACGGGGCTGGTTGCTTCGGTGATGATGGGCTTTTTGCACCGACAGGTCGTGAGCAACGATATGACCGAAGCACAACTGGTCGCCATGCTCAACAGTGGAGTCGATGCTACCCGGTCGGTCACACCGGTTGTGTTTGGCCTTCCACTGGCCTGGTTCATTGGTACGGCTTATACGGCCCCCACACCAGCGGTTCCCGTTCGGGAGAACCTAACACTGGGAAGTGGACTATTGTGGTGGCAATGGTTGCTGATCGCTTTGGGCCTGATTCTGCTAATTCTGTTATTGCTACGAGCCTGCAACCCTTATAGAACTACTACTGCTGAAGAGACAAACCAGCCAGCAGTGACTGCATCGACCGATTCGCTGACCAGCAATCTGGACGGTAACGGGGCGGATTCGGGCCTGGCTGCCGTACCCGACGTAAAAGTGGGCGTTGATCTGCCGGGTGGGCGAAAAGTAAACGTGGCCGAACGCTCCTTCAATTACGCTCTGATTCAGTATCTGGCCGCCAAAGACGGCCAATACCCCGGGTGTTTGCGTTCGATAACCTAA
- a CDS encoding OmpA family protein yields MFAFDNLTFEPGSARITADSRPNVNDLIQIMQAYPSLHIRVEGNTDNTGTNAQNDALSGERAEAVKEALVAGGIEPNRVATRERGDTMPVATNQTATGREQNRRIDVVVLGVTAPPPGRTCV; encoded by the coding sequence GTGTTTGCGTTCGATAACCTAACCTTTGAACCCGGTTCGGCCCGCATCACGGCGGATTCCCGACCCAACGTAAACGATCTGATCCAGATCATGCAGGCGTACCCTTCGCTCCATATCCGCGTGGAAGGCAATACGGATAACACCGGCACCAACGCTCAGAATGACGCCCTGTCCGGCGAACGGGCTGAAGCGGTCAAAGAGGCCCTGGTTGCCGGTGGTATCGAGCCGAATCGTGTGGCTACACGGGAACGGGGTGATACCATGCCGGTAGCAACCAACCAAACGGCGACCGGTCGCGAACAAAACCGCCGGATCGACGTAGTCGTTCTGGGCGTGACTGCCCCCCCGCCGGGCCGAACGTGCGTGTAG
- a CDS encoding OmpA family protein, protein MRVAVDAPGGRKLLLTDKAFTYQLARYLATKGSRPNKSFLFDELRFATNTARITPDAQAEVTDLAQIMKTYPALHIRVVGYTDSVGPESVNKPLSAARASFVKQALVEAGIGANRITTSNEGQDEPIATNQTAKGRRRNRRVEIVVTQL, encoded by the coding sequence GTGCGTGTAGCGGTCGATGCCCCCGGTGGACGTAAACTCCTGCTGACCGACAAAGCCTTTACCTATCAGCTAGCCCGCTACCTGGCTACAAAAGGCAGCCGACCCAACAAATCGTTTCTCTTCGATGAACTCCGATTTGCCACGAACACCGCGCGAATTACCCCCGATGCCCAGGCTGAGGTAACTGATTTAGCTCAGATCATGAAAACGTACCCGGCCCTGCATATCCGTGTTGTGGGTTATACGGACAGCGTCGGGCCTGAGTCCGTCAACAAACCGCTTTCAGCGGCCCGCGCCAGTTTCGTCAAACAGGCACTGGTTGAAGCAGGCATTGGTGCCAACCGAATTACGACCAGCAATGAGGGGCAGGATGAACCTATTGCGACCAATCAGACGGCCAAAGGACGACGGCGAAACCGGCGCGTCGAGATCGTTGTGACGCAGTTGTAA
- a CDS encoding YrzE family protein, whose product MERTVVYPDSPTRTGFMKRISWSAVFAGVLVAIVTQILLTLLGLGIGLGTIDPVEERNPMAGLGIGSAIWYIISSLLSLFIGGWVAGRLASTPRSFDGMIHGVLTWCLVTLLTIYFLTTTLGSIIGGVGRLVGGIVKTAGTGIAAVAPGIGDAVQDQLQANGVDLDNMNLTDLKNEVNAALRQTGDPALNPNTLERKANQAADQAGNAADRAAANPQAADDVAGNLFSRLFKQGQATVNQVDREDAINVVMKRTGKSRAESEQIVDNWISTYQKTAAQLKKTTAEAGNRARHIADDAASAASKAAIYGFFGLLIGVVASGFGAKLGTDSKDDYTAYDRPIQETVR is encoded by the coding sequence ATGGAAAGAACAGTAGTATACCCCGATAGCCCGACCCGAACGGGCTTTATGAAACGGATTTCCTGGAGTGCCGTTTTCGCCGGTGTGCTGGTAGCCATTGTAACCCAAATTCTCCTGACCCTGCTGGGTTTGGGCATCGGTCTGGGCACGATTGACCCCGTTGAAGAGCGCAACCCGATGGCCGGTCTGGGCATCGGCAGTGCCATCTGGTACATCATCAGCAGCTTGCTATCGCTGTTTATCGGCGGCTGGGTGGCCGGTCGGCTGGCCAGTACGCCCCGCTCATTCGACGGCATGATTCACGGCGTACTGACCTGGTGCCTGGTTACGCTGCTGACCATCTATTTCCTGACTACTACGCTGGGCAGCATCATCGGTGGCGTAGGTCGGCTGGTGGGCGGCATCGTTAAAACCGCAGGTACGGGCATTGCCGCTGTCGCACCCGGCATCGGCGACGCCGTTCAGGATCAGCTTCAGGCAAACGGGGTCGATCTGGACAACATGAACCTGACAGATCTGAAAAACGAAGTCAACGCTGCACTTCGGCAGACGGGCGATCCGGCCCTGAACCCCAACACGCTGGAGCGCAAAGCCAATCAGGCGGCTGATCAGGCCGGCAATGCCGCCGACCGGGCCGCAGCTAACCCGCAAGCGGCCGACGACGTGGCCGGTAACCTGTTCAGCCGGCTCTTCAAGCAAGGACAGGCTACGGTCAATCAGGTTGACCGGGAGGACGCCATAAATGTGGTCATGAAGCGGACTGGTAAAAGCCGGGCCGAATCAGAACAAATTGTCGACAACTGGATCAGTACGTATCAGAAGACGGCCGCGCAGCTTAAGAAAACCACCGCAGAAGCGGGCAACAGGGCCCGTCACATCGCCGACGATGCGGCTTCGGCCGCGTCGAAAGCTGCCATCTACGGCTTTTTCGGGCTATTGATTGGCGTAGTCGCGTCGGGCTTTGGTGCCAAACTGGGCACCGATTCCAAAGACGACTACACTGCGTACGACCGTCCGATTCAGGAAACGGTACGATAG
- a CDS encoding YsnF/AvaK domain-containing protein, with product MIPQKPTDEQGNEALPPADPTIPFQNSEAVFLTIPLISEQLQVNKQVVETGRVTLTKTVQSHEQTVQIPLLREEVVVERVAVDQLVDEAPAVRQEGDTTIYPVLSEEIIVLKRLRLVEEIRVTRRQSETTDTQTVSLRQEAITIVRTALPPTERSE from the coding sequence ATGATTCCCCAGAAACCAACCGATGAACAGGGTAACGAAGCGCTGCCCCCCGCTGACCCGACGATTCCATTCCAGAACAGCGAGGCCGTGTTTTTGACCATTCCACTGATTAGCGAACAGCTTCAGGTCAACAAACAGGTTGTTGAAACGGGCCGGGTGACGCTTACCAAAACGGTTCAATCGCACGAGCAGACCGTCCAGATTCCCCTGCTTCGGGAAGAGGTAGTGGTCGAGCGGGTAGCCGTCGATCAACTTGTCGATGAGGCACCCGCCGTGCGGCAGGAAGGCGACACGACGATTTATCCGGTACTCAGCGAGGAGATTATCGTGCTGAAACGACTGCGGCTGGTAGAAGAAATCCGGGTTACCCGGCGGCAGTCTGAAACGACCGATACGCAGACGGTTTCGCTCCGGCAGGAAGCGATAACTATTGTGCGCACGGCCTTACCCCCAACTGAACGCTCCGAGTAG
- a CDS encoding YsnF/AvaK domain-containing protein: MALTVIGVFDNASEARQAVENLVNAGFTRQNIDLSLRSDTSATYGDTTSTQYATRTDADNDSGSGIGNFFSSLFGSDDDDANRYARATESGSLVTVHAQTEDEAEKAADVLDEAGAINVNERTPVADSLTREPSASMGAAFLDTDQPAGDQTIKVIEENLEVGKRTVETGGVRLRSRIVAKPVEESIRLREERVTVQRNAVNRPATATDLDAFKEGQIELTEHQEVPVVSKTATVVEEISVGKNVTERDEVVRDTVRKTEVDIDDTTDTTKPRLDGDDVTYSTK; this comes from the coding sequence ATGGCACTTACAGTCATTGGCGTTTTCGATAACGCATCCGAAGCCCGGCAAGCCGTTGAAAACCTGGTTAATGCGGGCTTTACCCGTCAGAATATCGATCTGTCACTCCGCTCAGATACATCGGCCACTTACGGCGATACCACATCGACCCAATACGCAACCCGCACCGACGCCGATAATGATTCAGGCAGCGGTATCGGTAATTTTTTCAGTTCGCTCTTTGGCAGCGACGACGATGACGCGAACCGGTACGCCCGGGCCACCGAAAGCGGTTCGCTGGTGACGGTTCACGCCCAGACGGAAGACGAAGCCGAAAAAGCGGCTGATGTGCTGGATGAGGCCGGTGCCATCAACGTCAACGAACGGACGCCGGTAGCGGATAGCCTGACCCGCGAACCCAGTGCATCGATGGGGGCCGCTTTTCTGGATACGGATCAGCCGGCAGGCGATCAGACCATCAAAGTAATTGAGGAAAATCTGGAGGTCGGCAAACGCACCGTCGAAACGGGTGGTGTGCGGCTTCGCAGCCGGATCGTGGCCAAGCCCGTCGAAGAAAGTATTCGCCTGCGCGAAGAACGGGTTACCGTGCAGCGTAACGCGGTGAACCGCCCGGCTACGGCTACCGACCTGGATGCCTTCAAAGAAGGACAGATCGAGCTGACCGAGCATCAGGAGGTACCCGTAGTATCGAAAACGGCAACGGTAGTCGAAGAAATCTCGGTGGGTAAGAACGTAACCGAGCGCGATGAAGTAGTCCGGGACACGGTTCGCAAAACCGAAGTAGACATTGATGATACGACCGATACGACCAAGCCCCGGCTCGACGGCGACGACGTGACGTATTCAACGAAGTAG
- a CDS encoding sterol desaturase family protein: protein MQEALFGAPVIPLEQLWTVEKAAPNLIIWAAPIMFLLTGVEMLITYLQEKPYYNRQETIGSTLVGIGSVVIGTGLKFGLLYGVVWVYNLLPWRIALAWWTFIPCYVIFDFFSYWAHRISHERRFWWTTHVVHHSSEHYNLTVSFRLSWIQNLKVIFFLPVALIGFHPVVFFTVSQVAVLFQFWVHTEYIRRLPRWVEFIFATPSNHRVHHGSQEKYIDKNYGATFIFWDRLLGTYEPEEEAPIYGITTNIGNKANPIHINFHEFIDMVNDVKKAHGLRQKLFYFYGSPIAVALKKQQLAQQTDDSMDNCLEQPMETIDQS, encoded by the coding sequence ATGCAAGAAGCCTTATTTGGTGCGCCGGTTATTCCACTGGAGCAACTCTGGACCGTCGAGAAAGCCGCGCCGAATCTGATTATCTGGGCTGCGCCGATCATGTTTTTACTAACGGGCGTCGAAATGTTGATTACCTATCTTCAGGAGAAACCGTACTACAATCGGCAGGAAACAATCGGGTCTACGCTGGTAGGAATCGGCTCCGTCGTCATTGGCACCGGCCTGAAGTTCGGCCTGCTGTATGGTGTTGTCTGGGTCTATAACCTGCTTCCCTGGCGCATAGCGCTTGCCTGGTGGACGTTCATCCCCTGCTACGTTATTTTTGACTTTTTCAGCTACTGGGCCCACCGTATCTCCCACGAACGCCGGTTCTGGTGGACGACCCACGTGGTGCATCATTCAAGCGAACATTATAACCTGACGGTGTCTTTCCGGCTAAGCTGGATACAGAACCTGAAGGTCATTTTCTTTCTGCCCGTAGCGCTGATTGGATTTCATCCTGTTGTTTTCTTTACCGTCAGTCAGGTCGCGGTTCTGTTTCAGTTCTGGGTGCATACCGAATACATCCGTCGATTGCCCCGATGGGTCGAGTTTATCTTCGCTACGCCGTCGAATCACCGGGTTCACCACGGATCACAGGAAAAATACATCGACAAAAACTACGGGGCGACATTTATTTTCTGGGACCGCCTGCTGGGTACGTATGAGCCGGAAGAAGAAGCGCCCATCTACGGCATCACCACGAACATCGGCAACAAAGCCAACCCGATTCACATCAACTTTCACGAGTTCATTGACATGGTGAATGACGTAAAAAAAGCCCATGGACTACGGCAGAAGCTGTTTTATTTCTACGGCAGTCCCATTGCCGTAGCGCTAAAAAAGCAGCAGTTGGCCCAGCAAACCGATGATTCGATGGACAACTGCCTTGAACAGCCGATGGAAACTATAGACCAGTCCTAA
- a CDS encoding DUF4136 domain-containing protein: MKTGQFVWRGFASGMTNSNGFDRGHDEINYAVNLLFEKYGYRADK; encoded by the coding sequence ATGAAAACCGGACAGTTCGTCTGGCGTGGCTTTGCGTCAGGCATGACCAATAGCAACGGCTTCGACCGCGGCCATGATGAAATCAACTACGCGGTTAACCTGCTTTTTGAAAAATATGGATACAGGGCGGATAAATAG